Within the Bacteroidales bacterium genome, the region TGTTGCTGCAGGCGGATGGGAACCTCCCGGACTGGTGGGTTTTTGTGAAGTTGAAAGCCGAAAAATCCTGGAAGATCTGGTTCATCATACGCCATTTTCCAAATATCAATACAAGATCATACACAATGAATCACCCGACTTCAGAGGAATTGACGTAGCTGCAATTTACCGGGAAGATAAATTCCAGCCTGCCGGCTTCCGTTATATCTCCGTACCATTGGCAAAACAATTTGAAAGCACCCGGGACATTTTGTACATCAAAGGTATCGTTCCCTCTTCCGACACCCTTCACATCTTTTTCAACCATTGGCCCTCCAGGTGGCAAGGAGCATTGCACAGCCGGCCTAAACGAATAAAAGCCGCACAGATCCTGCGATACCATATTGATTCCCTTCTCAGGAAAAATCCTGAAGCTTTCATGGTTGTAGCCGGGGATTTCAATGATACACCGGAATCCGTAAGTTTGGTGAAATATTTGAAAGCAGAAAACGCGCAGAATTCTATAAAATCCGATAAATTGTATAATCTCTCCCGTCACTGGGAAAAACTTTCGTATGGATCTTATAAATACCAGGGTGTATGGGAAATTTTTGACCAGTTTATTGTCTCGGGGAATTTGCTGACCCCAAATAGCGGTTTACACACCTCACCCCAAAATGCACATATCATGCTCACCCCGTTTTTGGTAACAGAAGATGAAAAATATACCGGAACCAAACCCTTCCGGACGTATTCAGGTTACCGGTATATTGGGGGATTCAGCGATCACCTGCCGATCATTCTCGATCTTCACCAGCATCAGCCCGGTGGTTCTCGGTATTAACAGGGGTGAGCCCGAGTTCCTTTCCCTTTTCCAGCATAAACCGGTAAGCTTCGTTGTAATTGTTGGAGATTTTTCCATCAAGAATGGCATCCTTAATGGCATTTTTGATGATGCCCACATGCTTTCCGGGTTTGATACCGAAGGCATGCATAATGGTTTCTCCTTTGATGGGAGGCTGGAAATTCCTGATGCGGTCCTTTTCTTCAATCTCTTTCATTTTTTTCCGTACACGGCGAAAGTTACTGAGGAATTTTCGAACCTTCTTCTCATTTTTAGAGGTGATATCGGCTTCGCAAAG harbors:
- a CDS encoding endonuclease, which encodes MKTNLYIWMVLFWINGFCLSSLFAQEQASSFDPEKSRTLRVMFYNVENAFDTVNAPTAGDDEFTPGGIRRWNWYKYRNKIDKMYKVIVAAGGWEPPGLVGFCEVESRKILEDLVHHTPFSKYQYKIIHNESPDFRGIDVAAIYREDKFQPAGFRYISVPLAKQFESTRDILYIKGIVPSSDTLHIFFNHWPSRWQGALHSRPKRIKAAQILRYHIDSLLRKNPEAFMVVAGDFNDTPESVSLVKYLKAENAQNSIKSDKLYNLSRHWEKLSYGSYKYQGVWEIFDQFIVSGNLLTPNSGLHTSPQNAHIMLTPFLVTEDEKYTGTKPFRTYSGYRYIGGFSDHLPIILDLHQHQPGGSRY